A stretch of DNA from Methylomicrobium lacus LW14:
ACTGAAGGCGCGCTTCGGGCAATTGCAAGCACTGGCCGACATCGTGCTGGTCGAAGGGGCCGGCGGCTGGCATGCTCCGATCAATGCTCGGGAAGACATCAGCGACCTCGCGCTGGCTTTCGGCTTGCCGGTGATCCTGGCGGTCGGGGTCAAACTCGGCTGTATCAATCACGCCAAATTGACAGCGCAGGCGATCGCCTTGAAAGGGCTCAGGTTTGCCGGCTGGATCGCGGTCTGTAACGACCCGGGCATGGTTTGCGCGGAAGACAATATCTCGACGCTCCAAAGCGCGCTGGATGCGCCGTTGCTCGGCGTCATCCCTTATCAGCCATCCGCCGACTTAAACGCCCTGCACCGCTTTATCAATTTGGATGCGCTTTAGACTCGCCAATATGGCAGATTCGTTTTTGCCAACCCTTAAAGGCCTTGCTCAACTCGAAAAACAGCAGTCGATTCCATGAAAAAACAAATCACTCACATTTCTTATCATCAGACAGGCAAGATGATGGCGGCGCTGTTCGCCGCATCGATCACCCTATTTTTCATCGTGCTGGTGCTTATTTTGTTCCTATCGCACCCGGAAAGATTTAGCGAAGGCAGTCAGTTATGGCTACGCCTCGCCATCGCCGTGTCGGTCATGCCGGTGGTCAGCGGTTTGTTCGGCTATGGCTTCACGCTGCTGACTTGCTTTTTATACAATCAAATCGCCAGATGGGTCGGCGGGATCGAATTCACCGTCGGCGAAAGCAAAGAGTCCTGACGCGATTCGCGCTCAATCCTGCATAGGCCCTACCCAGCAATAACCGTCTTTGTAACCCGGAAACCGGAACCGGTAGCCCAGCGCTTTCAAGCGGGCATTATCGCAGCGCTTGTTCAGCGACGCATCGGCTCCGACGGGTTTGATAACAGGCTGCGGACAGTGCTGGCGTTCGGCCAACCAAGAGACGACCTCCCACATCGGCGCCGGATCGTCGTCGCTGGCTAGATAACAGCGATCCATAGATGCTCCAGCCAGACGCCTCGTAAACAAAAACGCCAAAACGCCGACGCAATCGTCCTGATGAATCCGGTTCGTGTAGTAAGGCGGCGTTTGCTGGATTGCAGGCGTAGTCGCCGCCAATCTGACCAGATGTTCGCGGCCCGGCCCGTAAATGCCGGAA
This window harbors:
- the bioD gene encoding dethiobiotin synthase, which produces MQQGYLITGTDTNAGKTWATLALMQAFKNQGKTVVGMKPVASGCRLEGGKLKNEDALLLQAHASLPLDYELINPYAYELPVSPHLAGKENPVDLAVLKARFGQLQALADIVLVEGAGGWHAPINAREDISDLALAFGLPVILAVGVKLGCINHAKLTAQAIALKGLRFAGWIAVCNDPGMVCAEDNISTLQSALDAPLLGVIPYQPSADLNALHRFINLDAL